A single window of Zea mays cultivar B73 chromosome 10, Zm-B73-REFERENCE-NAM-5.0, whole genome shotgun sequence DNA harbors:
- the LOC100502153 gene encoding uncharacterized isoform X1, translating into MSRALARHPVPPFLKLRSTVCDDGYWMGRLDHKDWLAPNEVLKVFVNIRDTSLINSVFKKACSRRDYKPSEALYSLMIDRLACARRFSDVEELLSKARTEKLRFSDEFFYRLIKMYGNVAEHPQKAMDTLFAMPGYNCWPSTKTFNYVLHMLVCKRQYEVVHEVYSSAPRLGVTLDTCSFNILVKGLCQYGKFDEAISLLHEMPKQGCQPNATTYSTFMHFLCQRSQVDKAFELFERMRKQDIAADTVVYNILISGLCRDERVTEAFDLFKSMTSEGCCPNSGTYQVIYVLGS; encoded by the exons ATGTCGAGAGCCTTAGCGCGTCACCCGGTACCTCCTTTCCTGAAACTTCGTTCCACGGTTTGCGACGACGGCTACTGGATGGGCAGATTGGACCACAAGGACTGGCTCGCTCCAAACGAGGTGCTCAAAGTATTTGTGAACATCAGGGACACTAGCCTGATAAACAGCGTATTCAAGAAGGCATGCAGCCGGAGAGACTACAAGCCCAGCGAGGCGCTCTACAGCTTGATGATCGACAGGCTGGCCTGCGCCAGGAGGTTCAGTGATGTGGAGGAGTTGCTGTCCAAGGCAAGAACCGAAAAGTTGAGGTTTTCAGACGAGTTCTTCTACAGGCTGATCAAGATGTACGGCAACGTGGCAGAACATCCTCAGAAAGCCATGGACACCCTCTTTGCAATGCCTGGGTATAATTGTTGGCCTTCTACAAAGACATTCAATTACGTCCTTCACATGCTTGTGTGCAAGCGGCAGTACGAGGTTGTTCATGAGGTCTACTCGAGCGCGCCCAGGCTTGGGGTGACGTTGGACACATGTTCTTTCAATATCCTTGTCAAGGGTTTGTGCCAGTACGGTAAATTTGATGAGGCTATCTCCTTGCTGCATGAGATGCCGAAGCAAGGGTGTCAGCCTAACGCGACAACCTACTCGACCTTCATGCATTTCCTCTGTCAGCGCAGTCAGGTTGATAAAGCATTTGAGCTGTTTGAGAGAATGCGGAAGCAGGATATTGCTGCAGATACAGTTGTGTACAATATTTTGATCTCTGGTCTCTGCAGGGACGAAAGAGTGACCGAGGCATTCGACCTGTTCAAGTCAATGACTTCTGAAGGGTGCTGTCCTAATTCAGGGACATATCAG GTGATTTATGTTCTGGGCAGTTGA
- the LOC100502153 gene encoding uncharacterized LOC100502153: MSRALARHPVPPFLKLRSTVCDDGYWMGRLDHKDWLAPNEVLKVFVNIRDTSLINSVFKKACSRRDYKPSEALYSLMIDRLACARRFSDVEELLSKARTEKLRFSDEFFYRLIKMYGNVAEHPQKAMDTLFAMPGYNCWPSTKTFNYVLHMLVCKRQYEVVHEVYSSAPRLGVTLDTCSFNILVKGLCQYGKFDEAISLLHEMPKQGCQPNATTYSTFMHFLCQRSQGRKSDRGIRPVQVNDF, translated from the exons ATGTCGAGAGCCTTAGCGCGTCACCCGGTACCTCCTTTCCTGAAACTTCGTTCCACGGTTTGCGACGACGGCTACTGGATGGGCAGATTGGACCACAAGGACTGGCTCGCTCCAAACGAGGTGCTCAAAGTATTTGTGAACATCAGGGACACTAGCCTGATAAACAGCGTATTCAAGAAGGCATGCAGCCGGAGAGACTACAAGCCCAGCGAGGCGCTCTACAGCTTGATGATCGACAGGCTGGCCTGCGCCAGGAGGTTCAGTGATGTGGAGGAGTTGCTGTCCAAGGCAAGAACCGAAAAGTTGAGGTTTTCAGACGAGTTCTTCTACAGGCTGATCAAGATGTACGGCAACGTGGCAGAACATCCTCAGAAAGCCATGGACACCCTCTTTGCAATGCCTGGGTATAATTGTTGGCCTTCTACAAAGACATTCAATTACGTCCTTCACATGCTTGTGTGCAAGCGGCAGTACGAGGTTGTTCATGAGGTCTACTCGAGCGCGCCCAGGCTTGGGGTGACGTTGGACACATGTTCTTTCAATATCCTTGTCAAGGGTTTGTGCCAGTACGGTAAATTTGATGAGGCTATCTCCTTGCTGCATGAGATGCCGAAGCAAGGGTGTCAGCCTAACGCGACAACCTACTCGACCTTCATGCATTTCCTCTGTCAGCGCAGTCAG GGACGAAAGAGTGACCGAGGCATTCGACCTGTTCAAGTCAATGACTTCTGA
- the LOC100383103 gene encoding Probable UDP-arabinose 4-epimerase 2, giving the protein MPTTPRSRSQARTTRPWILSGMDFADSRRKPNFTGKIAVAAALTVMCIIVLKQSPSFSGTSVFSRHETGVTHVLVTGGAGYIGSHATLRLLSDKYRVTIVDNLSRGNMGAVRVLQRLFPEPGRLQFIYADLGDAKAVKKIFSENAFDAVMHFAAVAYVGESTMEPLRYYHNITSNTLTVLEAMAAYNVNTLIYSSTCATYGEPDTMPIVETTPQNPINPYGKAKKMAEDIILDFTKSKKQSDMAVMILRYFNVIGSDPEGRLGEAPRPELREHGRISGACFDAALGIIPGLKVRGTDYSTADGTCIRDYIDVTDLVDAHVKALGKAQPGKVGIYNVGTGQGRSVTEFVEACKKATGASIKVEYLARRPGDYAEVYSDPSKILRDLNWTAQYTDLGQSLAQAWKWQKAHPNGYASA; this is encoded by the exons ATGCCAACAACCCCAAGGAGCAGAAGCCAGGCTAGGACCACTAGGCCTTGGATCTTGTCAG GGATGGACTTTGCTGATTCGAGACGGAAGCCTAATTTCACGGGGAAGATTGCCGTGGCTGCTGCCCTCACGGTCATGTGCATAATCGTGTTGAAACAGTCCCCTAGTTTCAGCGGCACCAGCGTG TTCTCTCGCCATGAAACTGGGGTGACCCATGTGTTAGTAACAGGCGGTGCTGGTTATATTGGCTCACATGCTACTCTTCGTCTCCTTAGTGACAAGTACAGGGTTACCATTGTg GATAACCTATCCAGAGGGAACATGGGAGCTGTCAGAGTTCTTCAACGGCTATTTCCAGAACCCGGAAGGCTTCAGTTTATTTATGCTGACTTAGGCGATGCCAAAGCT GTGAAGAAAATATTTTCGGAGAATGCATTTGACGCTGTTATGCACTTTGCTGCTGTTGCTTATGTTGGTGAGAGCACAATGGAGCCACTCAG GTACTACCACAACATAACATCAAACACATTGACAGTTCTTGAGGCAATGGCAGCATATAATGTAAATACTCTGATTTACTCGAGTACGTGTGCAACCTATGGTGAACCTGATACGATGCCTATTGTAGAAACAACTCCTCAG AATCCTATCAATCCATACGGTAAGGCAAAGAAGATGGCAGAGGACATCATCCTAGATTTTACAAAATCAAAGAAGCAATCAGACATGGCTGTAATGATCTTAAG ATACTTCAATGTGATTGGATCGGACCCAGAGGGGCGACTAGGAGAAGCTCCAAGGCCAGAGCTACGCGAGCATGGACGGATATCCGGTGCTTGCTTTGATGCGGCTTTGGGAATCATTCCAGGGCTAAAG GTTCGTGGAACTGATTACTCCACTGCAGATGGAACTTGTATTAGGGACTACATCGATGTCACAGACCTTGTAGATGCCCATGTCAAAGCTCTTGGTAAAGCTCAGCCAGGCAAAGTTGGAATCTACAACGTCGGAACAGGCCAAG GTAGATCGGTGACCGAGTTTGTAGAAGCTTGCAAGAAGGCAACGGGAGCTTCCATCAAGGTCGAATATCTTGCCCGTAGACCTGGAGATTACGCCGAGGTatacagcgacccgtcgaaaatccTCAGGGACCTCAACTGGACAGCCCAATACACGGATCTTGGCCAAAGCCTTGCCCAGGCGTGGAAATGGCAGAAGGCGCACCCGAACGGATATGCATCGGCCTGA
- the LOC100273308 gene encoding Gamma-soluble NSF attachment protein-like, with the protein MAGSSDPDKLMSKADKLTKLSFTRWNADWKSATSLYEQAAIAYRFRKDNEKAKDAFEKASKGQEMISSPWDAAKHMESAAALAKELGRWNEVSDFYHRASELYRECGRPQPASDALAKGASALEEKSPEEAIKMYDEACSVLEEDGKEQMAFDLYRAAAALYIKMEKYSDAAALFLRLGSAADKCNAINSQCKAYLSAIIIYLYTHDFQQAQKCYNDCSEVQAFLNSDQNRCATKLLSAYEEGDAEEIKRMAQSSAFNHLDHVVIRLARKLPTDDLQAIKKADDGEESLDEDDLT; encoded by the exons ATGGCGGGCTCTTCCGACCCCGACAAGCTCATGAGCAAAGCCGACAAACT AACAAAATTGAGTTTTACAAGATGGAATGCTGATTGGAAAAGCGCTACCTCCTTGTATGAGCAAGCTG CAATTGCGTATAGGTTCAGAAAGGATAATGAGAAAGCAAAAGATGCTTTTGAGAAGGCCTCAAAAGGACAGGAAATGATCTCCTC ACCATGGGACGCTGCTAAGCATATGGAATCTGCTGCTGCTTTAGCAAAGGAGCTTGGGCGCTGGAATGAAGTATCTGATTTCTATCACAGAGCTTCAGAATTATACCGTGAATGTGGAAGGCCACAACCTGCATCTGATGCTCTAGCAAAGGGTGCCAG TGCATTGGAGGAGAAATCTCCAGAAGAAGCTATCAAAATGTATGATGAGGCTTGTTCAGTTCTAGAAGAAGATGGGAAGGAACAGATGGCTTTTGACTTGTACCGTGCCGCAGCAGCTTTGTATATCAAGATGGAGAA ATATTCAGATGCCGCTGCTTTGTTTTTAAGACTTGGTTCAGCTGCTGATAAGTGCAATGCCATCAATAGCCAATGCAAG GCCTATCTGAGTGCGATCATCATCTATCTTTAcacacatgattttcagcaagctcAAAAATGCTACAATGACTGCTCAGA GGTTCAAGCCTTCCTCAATAGCGACCAGAATCGATGCGCAACGAAGTTATTGTCTGCTTATGAGGAAGGTGATGCTGAAGAAATCAAACGCATGGCTCAATCAAGTGCCTTCAATCACCTTGACCATGTG GTAATTAGGCTTGCACGGAAGCTACCAACAGATGATCTGCAGGCCATCAAGAAAGCTGACGATGGCGAGGAATCCTTGGACGAGGATGACCTGACTTAA
- the LOC100273308 gene encoding gamma-soluble NSF attachment protein-like isoform X1, with protein MAGSSDPDKLMSKADKLTKLSFTRWNADWKSATSLYEQAAIAYRFRKDNEKAKDAFEKASKGQEMISSPWDAAKHMESAAALAKELGRWNEVSDFYHRASELYRECGRPQPASDALAKGASALEEKSPEEAIKMYDEACSVLEEDGKEQMAFDLYRAAAALYIKMEKYSDAAALFLRLGSAADKCNAINSQCKAYLSAIIIYLYTHDFQQAQKCYNDCSDRLTGFKPSSIATRIDAQRSYCLLMRKVMLKKSNAWLNQVPSITLTMW; from the exons ATGGCGGGCTCTTCCGACCCCGACAAGCTCATGAGCAAAGCCGACAAACT AACAAAATTGAGTTTTACAAGATGGAATGCTGATTGGAAAAGCGCTACCTCCTTGTATGAGCAAGCTG CAATTGCGTATAGGTTCAGAAAGGATAATGAGAAAGCAAAAGATGCTTTTGAGAAGGCCTCAAAAGGACAGGAAATGATCTCCTC ACCATGGGACGCTGCTAAGCATATGGAATCTGCTGCTGCTTTAGCAAAGGAGCTTGGGCGCTGGAATGAAGTATCTGATTTCTATCACAGAGCTTCAGAATTATACCGTGAATGTGGAAGGCCACAACCTGCATCTGATGCTCTAGCAAAGGGTGCCAG TGCATTGGAGGAGAAATCTCCAGAAGAAGCTATCAAAATGTATGATGAGGCTTGTTCAGTTCTAGAAGAAGATGGGAAGGAACAGATGGCTTTTGACTTGTACCGTGCCGCAGCAGCTTTGTATATCAAGATGGAGAA ATATTCAGATGCCGCTGCTTTGTTTTTAAGACTTGGTTCAGCTGCTGATAAGTGCAATGCCATCAATAGCCAATGCAAG GCCTATCTGAGTGCGATCATCATCTATCTTTAcacacatgattttcagcaagctcAAAAATGCTACAATGACTGCTCAGA tcgctTAACAGGGTTCAAGCCTTCCTCAATAGCGACCAGAATCGATGCGCAACGAAGTTATTGTCTGCTTATGAGGAAGGTGATGCTGAAGAAATCAAACGCATGGCTCAATCAAGTGCCTTCAATCACCTTGACCATGTG GTAA
- the LOC103645998 gene encoding peroxisome biogenesis protein 6, which produces MVEMRQRRKPLVLASTQALLDSLPGDRPPPPPQKPVRLKAGVLRFPSGGGGAEFGELASFVGIPAPALRRLAVVTGTPVLVKNTDNNVGRIVKAVLFGNPSLDKSCSEHTDQVVSASLSGHAMGFLPCRTFPAIGFTSMDEDVGYVSPLLAFNLGLHVSCLKLLIQREGQPFKFCSRAEEIDATASSGSDLSLHLDLLPCPQVPKYALHLRVSVVRIPDCGVLASLKIYSSFGGSEYQDMVDQALNEYFKFDRFLARGDVFGIQNSWKCGSSCCLACNKQDNKLNPRNMIYFKVTGMEPSDEPILRVNCNETALVLGGAASAAIPPYSFFASSGNSVPLHSEVVEHLASVIAPALCPSDILPKIKFSTFLYGPPGCGKRTVVRHVANHLGLHVVECSCHDLMTSSESGAPAALATAFKEAQKYSPCIILLRHFDAIGNASSNEGPQSEQSGIASNIESVIKQYIGQRWVAKDSLPGKDVNGSSYLVEPECVSSLQIILVATADSSEGMQQSIRRCFRYEIDMKTMNEEQRNELISETLQGIPKVADESICDKFIKDLAAQTSGFMPRDILALVADAGVSFAHKIAAGKDSKAISKHTEVLPESSSATQNEEHHFSKEDIMSSLERAKKRNRAALGTPKVPNVKWEDVGGLEDVKKVILDTIQLPLMYKHLFSSKLRKRSGVLLYGPPGTGKTLLAKAVATECSLNFLSVKGPELINMYVGESEKNVRDIFEKARSARPCVIFFDELDSLAPARGSSADSGGVMDRVVSQLLVEIDGLSDNSQDLFIIGATNRPDLLDSALLRPGRFDKLLYVGVNTEASYRERILKAQTRKYKLHKNVSLLSVAQRCPPNFTGADIYALCADAWFHAAKRSVETFEIDPSRSNEASAEEVIVEIDDFITVLGDIAPSLSLDELQNYEQLRQKIEGPSR; this is translated from the exons ATGGTGGAGATGCGGCAGCGGAGGAAGCCGCTGGTGCTCGCCTCCACGCAGGCGCTCCTCGACTCGCTTCCGGGGGATcgcccgccgccaccgccgcagaAGCCGGTGCGCCTTAAGGCCGGCGTCCTCCGATTCCCCTCCGGAGGTGGTGGCGCCGAGTTCGGGGAGCTCGCGTCTTTCGTCGGCATCCCTGCCCCTGCTCTCCGACGGCTCGCGGTCGTCACGGGTACTCCT GTGCTTGTCAAGAATACTGACAATAATGTTGGGAGGATTGTCAAAGCAGTATTGTTTGGTAACCCGTCCCTTGACAAGTCCTGCTCAGAACATACTGACCAAGTGGTCTCTGCCTCTCTCTCTGGTCATGCAATGGGCTTCTTACCTTGTCGCACGTTCCCTGCTATTGGTTTTACATCCATGGATGAAGATGTTGGTTATGTTAGCCCACTTTTGGCATTCAACTTGGGATTGCATGTTTCTTGCCTTAAACTTCTTATTCAAAGAGAAGGGCAGCCTTTCAAGTTCTGTTCTCGAGCTGAAGAGATTGATGCAACTGCCAGTTCTGGAAGTGATCTTTCTCTTCACTTAGACCTTCTTCCATGCCCTCAAGTGCCTAAATATGCATTGCATTTACGAGTTTCTGTTGTGAGGATTCCTGATTGTGGTGTGCTTGCTTCTTTAAAGATATATTCATCCTTTGGAGGAAGTGAGTACCAAGACATGGTAGATCAAGCTTTGAACGAGTACTTTAAGTTTGATAGGTTCCTAGCAAGAGGAGATGTTTTTGGTATACAAAACAGTTGGAAGTGTGGCTCAAGCTGCTGCCTGGCATGCAATAAGCAGGATAATAAACTGAATCCCCGTAATATGATCTACTTTAAG GTGACTGGCATGGAACCATCAGATGAACCTATACTTCGTGTTAATTGCAATGAAACAGCCCTTGTACTTGGTGGAGCTGCTTCTGCTGCAATCCCCCCTTATTCCTTTTTTGCTtcttctggtaattcagtaccatTGCACAGTGAAGTAGTGGAGCATTTAGCATCTGTCATTGCACCAGCATTgtgcccttcggatattttaccaAAAATAAAGTTTTCCACTTTTTTATATGGCCCGCCAG GATGTGGAAAGCGCACAGTGGTTAGGCATGTTGCTAACCATCTTGGTCTGCATGTGGTCGAGTGTAGCTGTCATGATCTGATGACATCATCAGAAAGTGGGGCACCTGCTGCACTTGCAACTGCCTTTAAAGAAGCTCAGAA GTATTCTCCTTGTATAATACTTCTTCGCCACTTTGATGCAATTGGGAATGCATCCTCAAACGAAGGTCCACAGTCTGAGCAATCTGGGATTGCATCGAACATTGAATCTGTCATTAAGCAGTACATTGGACAACGTTGGGTTGCTAAGGATTCACTGCCAGGAAAAGATGTAAATGGGAGCTCA TACCTCGTGGAGCCTGAATGTGTAAGCTCTCTTCAAATCATACTAGTTGCAACTGCGGACAGTTCTGAAGGAATGCAACAGTCAATTAGAAGATGCTTCCGCTATGAGATCGACATGAAGACTATGAATGAAGAACAGAGAAACGAACTGATATCTGAGACACTTCAAGGCATTCCTAAAGTTGCTGATGAG AGTATTTGTGACAAGTTCATAAAAGATTTAGCAGCGCAAACGTCAGGTTTCATGCCCAGGGACATACTTGCATTGGTCGCAGATGCTGGTGTGTCTTTTGCGCATAAAATTGCAGCAGGGAAAGATAGCAAAGCAATCAGTAAGCATACGGAGGTCCTTCCAGAAAGCTCTTCTGCCACTCAAAATGAGGAACACCATTTCAGCAAAGAAGATATTATGTCTTCCTTGGAACGAGCCAAGAAACGGAATCGTGCTGCACTGGGCACACCCAAA GTTCCTAATGTCAAATGGGAAGATGTTGGTGGGCTAGAGGATGTGAAAAAGGTTATTCTAGATACTATTCAG TTGCCTCTGATGTACAAGCACCTGTTTTCTTCTAAATTGCGCAAGCGATCAGGTGTCCTGCTATATGGACCTCCAGGAACAGGGAAG ACTTTACTCGCGAAAGCAGTAGCAACTGAATGCTCATTGAACTTTCTTAGCGTCAAAGGTCCAGAACTGATAAACATGTATGTTGGAGAATCAGAGAAAAATGTTCGGGATATTTTTGAGAAG GCTAGGTCTGCACGCCCATGTGTCATTTTCTTTGATGAGCTTGATTCCCTTGCTCCTGCACGAGGATCCTCAGCAGATTCTGGCGGTGTCATGGACAGGGTTGTTTCCCAG TTACTTGTGGAGATCGATGGGTTGAGTGACAACAGCCAG GACCTTTTCATTATTGGGGCTACCAATAGGCCTGACCTTCTTGATTCTGCCCTTCTTCGCCCTGGTCGGTTCGACAAGCTTCTTTATGTCGGTGTAAATACTGAGGCATCATACAGGGAAAG GATCCTTAAAGCACAGACACGCAAGTATAAGCTGCACAAGAACGTTTCTCTCTTGTCAGTTGCGCAGCGTTGTCCACCAAACTTCACTGGTGCTGATATTTACGCGCTGTGTGCGGATGCATGGTTTCATGCAGCAAAGCGATCA GTTGAAACATTCGAAATCGATCCTTCAAGAAGTAATGAAGCCAGTGCCGAAGAAGTCATCGTCGAGATCGACGATTTTATCACG GTGTTAGGAGATATCGCACCGTCgctctctctggacgagctacaaAACTACGAACAGTTGAGGCAGAAGATCGAAGGACCTTCTAGATGA